In Alphaproteobacteria bacterium, the genomic window CCATGAAGGTGGTGGGACTGCCACTCATGCTCTTCACCCTGACCCGAGCCCGCGATGCGGTCAAGACGGTGGGGCGTAACCGGCGCTAACCGCGACGCGCCACAACCACCGGATCCGCCGCCGCCGACGGTTGCCGCAACTGAAGCAGCGCGACGGCGTGCATCAGGATGAAGACCGGGACCGCTAATCCCGGGATCAACACCAGGGGCAAGAGGTTCAACGGCGCGGTCGTAACCTCACCGGCGAGGACACCGGCCGCGGATCCCGACACCAACAACCCGGTCGCGAAGGCGACGACGAAATCGGCCAATCCAAGCCAGTTCCACAGGACGAACGACCGTCGTGAGGCACCGCCATTGTAAAGCGCGGCGACGAAGAAGGGCGCCGCGAGGCCGACCGCGAGGTCGCCCAATCCGGCCGGAAAAGCGAAGAATCCGGGCAGCACGTCCCACGCATAGAGGAACAGAAACCCGGTGCCGACCACGCGCCAGGCCTGAAACGCGGTGATCAGGCCGAGGTCGAGTCCGAGGACGAAGGCACGGAAGCGGGACGAAAAACGGTAGGCGGCGCCGAAGACGCCGACCGGCAGGGCGACGCCGGCGATCAAGCCGAGCGGCAGCTCGCCGGGGTCATCGGCGAAGGCGCCCGCCGCGACCGCGACCAACACGGCGGCAAGCCACAGCGTCAGCACGACGAAGGTGATCGGACCTGGTGCGGTAGCGGCGATGGGAACTGCCGGTGCCGCGGCGGCGAAATCTTGTGATGTGGTGGTCATAGTCGATACTCCTCAAGAATGTGTAATTACACTTATATTTCCAAAAAAAGGGACCTCAGCCACGCCGGGTAACATCGACCGCGGCGTTCAAGTCTGCAATCAAACGGTCCAATCTCGCACTGCCGAGTTTGGTTTCGACCTTCTTCTGAGCCGATCGCCACAACGGCAGTGCCTCGGCCTGCGTCCGACGCCCGGACTCGGTCAGGTCGAGGATACGCTGGCGGCGGTCCGTGCCACCCACTTCCCGAACCAGGCCGCGGTCGATCAGCGGCCGCAGGTTGCGGGTCAGCGTCGTCCGATCCATGACCAAGGCGTCGGCGAACGCCGACAGCGGCAGCGGACCTTCGACCACCAATACCGTCAACAAGCTGAACTGCGTCGCCTTCAGCCCGGCCGGGCGCAGCACCGAATCGTAGTACTGGGTCACGGCGCGGCTCGCCTTGCGCAGGTTGAAGTTGGCGCACCTCACAGCCTCACGGCCAGATTGAGTGGATTTCGACGTGTTCATAAGTTAGTGTATATACACATATATAATTCATGTCAAGAGCAGCGGCGGCGATTGGCGGGGAACAACCGAAACCGCTTTCCTTGGCCGGGACCAGGCGTAGACTGCGCGCCATGATCAGGCACCACAGCGATTCCCCGCAGCGCCGACGACGCGCCGATCGATGACCGAGCCAAAACGCGACCGTTTGGCCAAGGCGATGGCCCGCGCCGGCTTGTGCTCGCGCCGCGAAGCGGAGACCTGGATCACGGCCGGGCGGGTCCGCGTGGACGACGTGCTCGTGACCACGCCGGCCTTTGGCGTCGGACCGGAAAACCGGATCGAGGTCGATGGCAAACCACTGCCGGCGCCGGAACCGACGCGGCTGTGGCGCTACCACAAGCCGGCCGGACTGGTCACCACCAACCGCGACCCCGAAGGCCGCAAGACCGTTTTCGAGGCGCTTCCGCCATCGATGCCGCGCGTCGTCTCGATCGGCCGTCTCGATCTCACCTCCGAGGGCGTGCTCCTGCTCACCAACGACGGCGCCCTGGCCCGCTATCTCGAACTGCCGTCGACCGGCTGGACCCGGCGCTATCGCGTGCGCGTCCATGGGCGGGTCGACCCGGCGCAATTGGCCAAACTCGGCCGCGGGGTGACCATTGACGGGGTTCGCTACGGTCCCATCGCCGCCGCGCTCGACCGTCAACAGGGCGCCAACGCCTGGCTCACGCTGTCGCTGCGCGAAGGCAAGAACCGCGAGGTGCGCCGCGTCCTCGAGCAATTCGGCTGGCCGGTCAACCGGCTCATTCGAACCGCCTACGGACCGTTCCAGCTTGGCAATCTGAAGCCCGGTGATATCGCCGAGGTGCGCCCCCGCGCCCTCCGCGACCAGCTCGGTTCGGCGGCAAAGCAGTTCCTCACGCCGACATGAGGGTCGTCGCCGGCCGCTTCCGGGGCCGTGTCCTGCTCGCCCCCAAGGGCCGCGCGTTGAGGCCGACCGCCGACCGCGTGCGCGAAGCCCTGTTCAACCGGCTGGCCCACGCCGGCTGGGGAGACGACAACGGCGGCGTAGTGCCCGGCGCCCATGTACTCGACGCCTTCGCCGGCACCGGCGCGCTCGGCATCGAAGCGCTGTCGCGAGGCGCCGCCGATATCGCCTTCATCGACAACGATCCGGCGGCGCGGGCGATTGTCGCGCGCAACCTCAAGGGAATGAATGCGGAACGGCAAGCCCGGATCGTTAACGCCGACGTTTTGGAACCGCCACCGGCGCCGGTCGCCTGCGGCCTCATCCTGATGGACCCGCCCTATGGCACCGACCTCGCGGCAGCGGCCCTGATCGCCCTAAGGCATCGCGGCTGGGTCGCGCCCGGCGCCATCGCTGCGCTCGAGGTGGCGGCCAAGCAAGCCTTCGACCCGCCCGCAGGCTTTACCGTCATCGACTCCCGGCGTTACGGCGCTGCGCGGCTCATCTTCCTGACAGCCGCGTGAGAGGAGTGCATCTCGTCGATCGGCGAGAATTCGCGCCGCGACCAGATCAGCCAGCAGTCTGTTGCCGCTCTCGTTGAAGTGTCGGTCGCCGAGCGCGTTGCGATCGACAGCGTCGTCGAAAAAGATATCGTCCGCGACCGCCTCGGAGCGTGAGTCCGCGGATCCGCAACCGTCGACCGGCGGTAACCCCGACCCGCCGAACCAGGCGTCGATAAGATCGGGACGACGACCGATGGCACGGCGAAGTGCGGCATAGTCACGAACCATCCAGTCGCACATGTTCCGGTCCGACGATGCGACATAGAAGGCCTGGGGCGGGATCAAGACATAGTAGGTCTCGAATCCGTGTTGTTCGGCCAATTGCTCAAGTCTTGCGATTGCCAATTCGATCTTTCGTGCCGTCCGCAACGTGCCGCCTGTGGGGTCGCCCTCGTGGTCTTCCCGCCAAACCGTCTCCGCTGCCTTGAGGATCAGTCTCATGACCGGGCTCCTCAATTTCACCGATCCTCCGAACGGCAGGGACTTGAACAGCCGTCCGCGTTTGGCAATCCAATGCTCGTCGCCATTCAGCGGAACCAAGGTGTCGTTTTCCACGTCGTAGACGGCCCAACGCTGGTTGTCGCCGATATCGTTGACGTAGAGGGTCCAGACGACGATGGAGGGTCGCAATTGCGGCAGCACGCGGCTCTCAAACACTCTGAGATGCTGATCCGGGCCGCTATCGGACAGACCCATATTGACGACGTCGACGGCTAAACCGGCGTCCTGCAATCGACTCACCATCGCTTCCGGGTATTGAAATCGGCGTTGGACGTATGGCGCCTCGGTGAATGAATCGCCCAGCGTCACGATGATTTCCGACCCCGGTGTGACACGGTAATGGTCGGCGTCCAGCAAATTCGACCGGATCACGACGACCTCGTCGTCGAGCACCCGCGCCGGGCTACGCAACAGCCACTCGCTTGTGAGGTGCGGCGAATAGCCGATGGCCCGCAAGGCCTGATCGATAGCGATGAGGGCGACAATCAAGCTGCAAACCACGAGAAGAGCGTTCGTCACGACGCGCAGGAGGGATCGAGTCATCCGCATCCCGACCCACAACGATCATTGGTTGCCGCGTGCCGCATTCGCCATTGTCCTTGCCGGCGCGTGGGCACCTACCGTCGGCCGAACAGTTTCTCGATGTCGTCGAGGCGGAGTTCGACGTAGGTCGGGCGGCCGTGGTTGCATTGACCGGAATGGGGCGTCGCCTCCATCTGCCGCAGCAGGGCGTCCATTTCCTGGCCGTTGAGGCGGCGGCCGGCGCGGACCGAGCCGTGGCAGGCCAGGGTGCCGCAGACCTCTTCGAGGCGTTCCCTGAGCTTGAAGGCGTCGCCGAGTTCGGACAGTTCGTCGGCGAGATCGCGGACCAGGCCGGGCACGTTGGTCGGTCCCAGCAAGGCCGGAACCTCGCGGACGACGACGGCCCCGGGACCGAACCGCTCGAGCACCAGGCCGAGCTCGGCCAATTCCTCGGCGCGCGCCACCAAGCGATCGACCGTGGCTTCGTCGAGATCGACGACCTCGGGTATCAACAGACCCTGCCGCCGGACCCCGCTTTCAGCCAAGGCTTCCTTCATGCGCTCGTAGACGAGCCGCTCATGGGCGGCATGCTGGTCGACGATGACGATCCCGGCGCGGGTCTGGGCGACGATATAGGTGTCGTGGATCTGCGCCCGCGCCGCGCCCAGCGGATGGTCGACGGTGCCTTCGTTGGGATCCGTTTCGGCGCCCGGCGGGGCGGTCGGGCGATCGACCGCCGCCAGCATGCCTTGGCCGGCCGGCGCCGCCTGAAATGCCGCCGCCGTTTCGGCAAGCCCGCGCGCCGGCATCCGCCCCGCGCCGATGGGCGGCAGCGGACCGCCCCCGCCATGGGGCCGCATGGCGCCGAGCGCCGCCGTGGCCACCGTCGTCGAGGCACGGTGCCCGGCGGCAGCCAGGGCGTGCTTCAAGGCGCCGACGATCAAGCCGCGCACCATCCCCGGATCGCGGAAACGGACCTCGGCCTTGGCCGGATGGACGTTGATGTCGACGGCGTCGGGCGGGCATTCGAGGAACAGCGCGACCAGCGGGTGGCGGTCGCGGGCGAGAAAATCCTGATAGGCGCCGCGAATCGCGCCATAGAGCAGCTTGTCGCGCACCGGGCGCCCGTTGACGAACAAATATTGCTGGCTGGCGTTGCCGCGATTGAGTGTCGGCACGGCGGCGAAGCCCGAGAGCCGCAACCCTTCCCGCTCGGCCTCGATGGGCAGGGCGTTGTCACGAAAATCACGGCCCATCACCGCCGACAGGCGATCGAGGCGGGCGGCGAACAGGTCTCCCGTCGCCACCGGCAGCTTGATCTTCGCCGTGTCGCCGTCCTTTAGCGTGAGGGCGATATCCGGGTGGGCCATGGCCAGCCGGTTGACCGCGTCCACGGCCTGAAACAGTTCGGTGCGCTCGGTCTTGAGGAATTTGAGCCGCGCCGGCGTGGCATAGAACAGGTCGCGGACCTCGATCCGCGTGCCCACCGTCAGCGCCGCCGGTTCGGCGCGCCCCTTGACCCCGCCTTCAATCGCCACCCGCCATGCCGATTCCGCCCCCGCCGCCCGGCTGGTCAGGGTCATCCGGCTGACGGCGGCGATCGACGGCAGCGCCTCGCCGCGGAACCCCAGCGTCGCGATATGAGCGAGATCGTCATCGGGGAGCTTGGACGTCGCATGCCGTTCAACAGCGAGCTCGAGCTCCTCGGGCGCCATGCCGACACCGTCGTCGCTGACCACGATCTCGCTGCGGCCGCCGTCGCGCATCATGACGTCGACGTGCCTGGCGCCGGCGTCGATCGCGTTCTCGACCAATTCCTTGACCACCGAAGATGGTCGTTCGATGACTTCGCCGGCGGCGATCCGGTTGACCAGATTCGACGGCAACAGACGTATCGTCATTGTCCCGCTCCTGCGGCCAATTGGGCTCGTGCCCGAAGCTTGCCGTCTTCGACCGCCGGTTGGTCGAAGGGATCCACATTCAAAAGATGTGCGGCGATCACGGTTTCTATCATAAAATGCATCATCAGCGCACCCATCGTCGCCTCGTCGAGGCGGGTCATACGAATCTCGCGCACCGGCCGGTCGTGGGCGCACAACGTTTCCGTCGTCGCGCGGCACATAGCCGATAGGATGTCGCTCAAGCTGCGTCCGGAAAGATAACCGAGATCCGGCTGGTTGGTAAGGTCCTCGGGCACCGTCAGGTCCGCATCCCGATCCTCGACCGACAATAGGGTGAACATCTTGTCCGCCGGGCCGTCGAGATAGAGCTGCAATTGGCTGTGCTGATCGGCCGGGCCGAGGGCATCGATCGGGGTCGACCCCTGCCCGTCCTTGCCTACGCTTTCCGCCCACAATTGCCGCCACCACGCGGCCAGCGGGCGCAGCCGGTCGGCATAGGGCATCAGCACGGTCTGTGTGCAACCCCGGTGGCGGAGCAGTGCCACGGAAACGGCGGCGCCGAGCGCAGGCGCAAATTCCCGCGGCGGATCGGTCATCAGCGCGTCCGTCACATGCGCCGCACCGCGCCGCAGCGCCCCGCCGTCGAGCCCGGCGATCAGGGCCGGCAACAGGCCGCTCACGGTCAATGCGGAAAAGCGACCGCCGACGTCGGGCGGATGATCGAGGACGACCAGTCCGAAACTGGCCGCGATGCGACGCAGCGGATTATCGCCCGGCGCGGTGACGATCGTGAGCGGCAGGTTCCCGGCCGCCGCCGCATCGTCGTCGCGAAACGCGTCGATCACCAACAGCAACTGCGCGACGGTCTCCGTCGTCGCGCCTGATTTGGAAATCGCGACGAACGCCCGATCCGACAGCCCCGCCCCGGCGAGCAACGAGACCAGCCGATCCGGATCGACCGTATCGACAAAGACCAGCCGCGGGACGGACGCGTGCACATCGTCGGCTGCCTGGGCCAACCGCACCAGCGCCTGGCCGCCGAGGCACGATCCGCCGGTCCCCAATATGACGACTTCGCGAAAGCGTGCGCGCAAATCGCCGGCTACGGCCGCGATGGCGCTCAGATCGTCTTGGTCCGAAAGATGTGACAGGAAACCGATCCGCCCCGCCACGGCCGCCGCCCGGAGATCTCCTACGGCGATCTCGGCGGCATCGAGGAAGGGCGCGTAAGAGGCGTCCGAAAGGCCGCCGGAGCTTGGCGAAAAGCAGCTCTGAATGGTCTGTCGATACACCATGCGGGGGTTATAGCAAGGCCGCCGCCCCCGGTCTTCACCCCTGTTCCTCGATGGTGCCTTGGAGGCCCGCGGGATCGCCGATGACAACCACCGCCAGCTTGCCGTCATCGAGAAAACGTTGGGCGACACGTTGGATATCGGCGACCGTAACCGCGCGCAACAGCGACTCGCGCCGGTCGACATAATCAATGCCGAGCTCGCCGAGCTGTATTCCGATCAGGGTGCCGGAAATCCCGCCGGTGCTGGTCAGCCGCAGCGGATATGAGCCGATAACCGCATTCTTGGCGCCCTCGAGCTCTTGTTCGGTGACGCCCCCATCAGCCATGCGTCGCCATTCGGCACGTATCAATTCGAGCGATTCGGCCAGTCTCTGGTTCGCCGTACCGACCGATCCCATGACCAGCGATCCGTAGCGACTCGGGTCGAGGTAGGCGCCCACCGAATAGGCAAGCCCGCGTTTTTCGCGAACCTCCTCGGTGAGACGCGCGTTGAAGCCGCCGCCGCCGAGGACATAGGCCATCAGATAGGCGGCATAATAGTCGGGGTCTTTGCGGTCGATCGCGTCGTGGCCGAAGACCGCCACGCTTTGCGGAATCTCGCGCCGGATGACGACGACGTCACCGCTGCCGCCGGCCGGTGCAGAGGTAATGTCGACCGTGCCCGAGCGCGCCGGCAACGCGCCAAAGGTCCGATCGAGGAGCGGTGCAAGCTGCTCCGCCGTGATGTCGCCGGCGACCGCGACGAGCATATTGTCACGGCCGAGGCGGTCGGCGACGAAATGGCGCAGATCGTCCTTGGCCAGCGCGACGATAGATCCGGCCGTGCCGTTCACCGGGCGCGAATAGGGGTGCTCGCCGTAGACCAGTTCACGCCACCGCTTGCGCGCCACGCGGCCCGGGTTTTCCTGTTCGATTGCCAGTGAAACCAGAATCTGCTGCCGGATCCGCTCGACCGGCTCGTCGTCGAAGCGGGGCGCGGAGATCGCCATCGAAAACAGGTCGAAGGCCAAATCCCGGTTCGCGCTCAAGGTTTTCACGTCGCCAACAAAATTGTCGTAACCGACGCCGAAACTGAGGGAAATGGCATGATCCTCGAGCTGGCGCTGGAAAGCCTGGGAATCGAGGTCACCCGCACCCTCGTCCAACAGCCCCGAGACCAGTTTGGCGAGGCCTTCTTTGCCCACAGGATCGGTGATCGAGCCACCGCGCCAGGCCACATCCATCGATATGACCGGCACCGACGAATCGCTGACCAGCCACGCCTCGATGCCGCCGGGGCTGACCACGCGCTCGACTTCCAATGCCTTCAGCGGAATGGCGACGCCGACGGTGAACAGGAATAGTGCGCCTATGAGAAGCCGTTCGATCTTCATCGTCTAGCTCTCCTTTTCATCATCGGCGGGCAGGAGGATGCCGGTGACCGAATTGTCATCGACGAAGACGGCCCGCGCCGCCGCGTCGACCTGCGCCTTCGTCACCTCGCCGATTCGATCGGGCCACGCCTCGACGTCGTCGACCGTTTGCCCCGAGGTCAAGGCGGTGCCGATGACGCGAACCCCGGCCGACAGACTGTCGCGAGCATAAATTGCGGCCGCCTGCAGGCGATCCTTGGCGCGCTCGACTTCTTCCGCGCCGACGCCTTCGGCAACAACGCGGTCGATCTCTGCCATGAAGCCAGCGGCAGCCTCGTCCAATGTGACCGTTTCACGCGGCAGCGCGAACAGGTTGAATTCGCTGGGCCCAAGGTTGAGCGCGTCGTAGCTGACCCCGACCGATGTCACCAATTGGTTTTCGACGACGAGCTTCTGATACAGTCGACTCGTTGGGCCGCCCCCCAACACCTCGGCGAGCACTTGAAGCGCGTAGGCGTGCTCCGTGTCGCCGACCACGTAGCTCGGCGCCAAATACTCACGCGTCCACCGCGGCTGCCCAACGCGTTCGTCCTCCAACACGACGGTCCGCGCCCCGCCATGATCCGGTTCCTGCGGTCGTACCCGGTTGTTCGCCACCCCGGCCGGGATGGCGCCGTAGTATTTTTCCGCCATCGGCTTCAGCTCGGCTGCCGTAATGTCGCCCGCGACCAGGAGGATCGCGTTGGCCGGGCGGTAGAACCGGTCATAGAATTCGAGTGCATCTTCACGGCTCAGGGCGGCAATTTCGTGCTCCCATCCGATGATGGGAATGCCATAGGGATGGTTCTGGTACATCGCCGCCCGCATCTGTTCGCCGAGGACCGCGGCCGGACGGTTGTCGATGACCTGATGGCGTTCCTCGAGGATGACGTCGCGTTCGGGCAGGACGACGTCTTCGGTCAGAATCAGACCGGTCATCCGGTCGGCTTCCATTTCCATGACCAGTTCGAGCTTGTCGCGGGCCACGTTCTGGAAGTAGCCGGTGTAGTCCCACGACGTGAAGGCATTATCGCGGCCGCCGTTGCGGGCGACGATTTTGGAGAATTCGCCCGGCGGTATGGTGTCGGTTCCCTTGAACATCAAGTGTTCCAGGAAATGGGCGATGCCGGACTTTCCAGGCGGCTCATCCGCCGCACCGACGCGGTAGTACACCATATGCGAGACGACCGGAGCCCGATGGTTGGGTATGACCACCACCTCCATGCCGTTGTCGAGGGTGAATGTCTCGGGGTTGAAGACCCCCGATTGAGCCGAAGCCGAAAACCCGACCGCCACGGCCACCGCCGTCGCCAGGCCGAGCGCCCGGCCGCGCAGGCCTTCACCCGAAAGTAGCTTCACCATGAGCGTCCCTCGTATCGTTGTACGTCGCCGTGCCCCGGAACATTCCGCCCGCGGCCGCCGCGTTCGACAGGTTGTCCGTGCCGGTCTCGGCCGACGCGTCGATGGTTGTTCTTTTGTCTCGGGAATCAGGCGATTTCGGGGCGAGCTCTAATCGAAAAGGCCGCCTTTACGTTTGATCACGGGCTTTTGTTCGCCGGCAATGATCGATTTGAGGCCGTCTTCCTCTTGCGGGTTCTCACCTTCGCCGCCGTCTTCTTCCCATTTCAGGATCTTGTCGACGAAGCCGGCTTCCGATTCCTTGATCTCTTCGGTTTCTTCGTCGACCTCGCTCCGAATGCCTTGGTCCGCTTTGGTCGAAGCGTTGGCTTTGCTCAGCAGCGCCGATTCACCCGCACTCCGCTGGTTAGTGTTGAGGGCGGTCCCGGCGCCGGCGCCCGAATTGACCACGCCAGGCTCGTTGATACCGAAAACCGATTGCCGGGCCTGATCGACATTCTGCCGATTGGGCGAACCGCGCCCGCCCGGATCCGGCGGCCGCAGGTTGTAATCCGGCGGCAACGACAATGGCGGCGATTTGATGCCGGTAAGATCGCTGTTGCCTTCGAGACTCCCGATGGCCTTGGTGAGATCGCCGCAGCCGGCCAATACGAGGCCGATGAGTACGACCCAACCAGAATGGACATATCGCAAATTCTTCATGCTTCCCGTCCGTCACCTGTGGGATTCCCCTTGCGCCGCCCCCGGTCAAGAAAGGAATCGATGATCAGAATGCCGACGCCGATTGTAATCGCGGAATCTGCTAAGTTAAAGGCCGGCCAGTAAAAATTTCCAGCATGAAGATACAGGAAATCGACCACCGCGCCAAATCGCAATCGATCGATGACGTTACCGATGGCGCCGCCGATGATAAGACCAATGCCGACAGCCACCCATCGATTGTCGACGCGGCGCAGCCAAAACAGCAGACCGACGACGATCGCGACCGCCACTCCGGCGAAAATATAGGGTGACGCCTGGCCGCTGAACAGGCTGAAACTGACCCCCCGGTTCCACGCCAGAACCAGCGCAAAAAAGCTGGTGACGGATATGACCCGCGGCGGATCCATCAATTCCGCAAGGATCCACCATTTGCTGAGCTGATCCAAAACCGCGATCAGGCCGGCAGCGGCGAGAGCGGTACGATACATCGGCGGCCCTACGACGCCTGCCGGGCGTCGATCACGCGAACCGCGTCGTCGCAACGATGGCACAAGTCGTCGGCACGGGTTCCGTTGCCGACTTCCGGCAACACCCGCCAGCAACGACCGCAACGGTCGCCCTCGGCACGCGCCGGTACGACCGCCACGCCCGGAACGTCGTCGAGGCGGAACGCATCGTCGGGACCGGCGCCGCTCTCAAGGTGGGCCGCCGAGGTGATCGCGATTTCCGCCAGGTCGACACCGGCAAGCGCGTCGATATGGTCGGCCGGCGCATAGACCAGTGGCGCCGCTTGCAGGCTGGAGCCGATACGCTTTTCCGCGCGCTCGACCTCCAACGCACCGGTGACGACGCGGCGCAACGCCCGAATCTTGTTCCATTTCGCCGCCAGCGCGTCGTCCCGCCACGAATCCGGGACATCGGGAAAGACGCGCAAATGGACGCTGTCCGCCGCTTCGGCGTCGTCGCCAAACCGTTTCAACCACGCCTCTTCGGCGGTGAAACAAAGAACCGGCGCGAGCCAAGCGGTTAGGTGGTCGAACAGGATATCGAGGATCGTCCGCGCCGCCCGCCGCCGCGGGTCGTCGGGCCGATCGCAATAGAGCGAATCCTTGCGGATATCGAAATAGAAAGCGGACAGTCCGACCGCGCAAAAGTTGTGCAGCGCGGTATAGAAGCCGTGAAACTCGAATCCATCGCAGCTCCGCCGCAACGCGGCATCGAGCTCGAAAATGCGGTGCAGAACGTAGCGCTCAAGCTCCGGGAGTTCCGAGTGGGGCAGCCGTTCGCTGGGCGAAAACCCCGCCAGATTGCCGAGGATGTAGCGCAACGTGTTGCGCAGCCGCCGATACATGTCGACCTGATGCTTGAGAATCTCAGGACCGATGCGGAGATCCTCCGAATAGTCCGACGCCACCACCCACAGCCGCAGGATGTCGGCACCGCTTTGGTCGACCACCTTCTGCGGCGCGACCACGTTGCCGAGCGACTTGGACATCTTTCGCCCCTGCTCGTCGAGGACGAAGCCATGGGTCAGCACGGCATCATAGGGCGCGCGTCCCCGGGTCCCGCACGATTCGAGCAAGGACGAGTGGAACCAGCCGCGATGTTGGTCCGACCCCTCGAGGTACAACGAGGCCGGCCATTCGAGGTTCTCCCATGACGGCAGAGTCTTGTTCTCGAGCACGAAGGCATGGGTCGAGCCGCTGTCGAACCAGACGTCGACGATGTCCATGACCTGTTCGAAGCGGTCGGCCGGGTAGTCGTTGCCGAGGAAGCGCTCAGGATCGCCACGGAACCACGCATCGGCGCCTTCGTCCTCGAAGGCGGCCGCCACCCGATCGACCACGTTCTGGTCGCGCAGCGGCTCACCGCTCTCTTTGTCGAAGAAGACCGCGATCGGAACGCCCCACGCACGCTGTCGGGAAATGCACCAGTCGGGGCGGGTTTCGATCATCGCCGCGATGCGATTTTCGCCGGCCGCCGGCACCCATCGCGTCTGCTTGATCGCATCGAGCGCGGTCCGCCGCAACTCATTGGTCTCCATCGAGATGAACCATTGCGGCGTATTGCGGAAAATAAGCGGCGCCTTCGAGCGCCAGGAATGGGGATAGGAATGGACCAGTGTCCCGGATGCAAGCAGCGCCCCGGTATCGCGCAACGCGGCCGCAATGTCGCCATCGACTTTGTAGACGTGCTTGCCGGCGAACAGCGGCACATGATCGTAGAACGTGCCGTCATCGCCGACTGTGTAGGGTATCTCGAGCCCGTAACGGACGCCGATCTCGTAGTCTTCGGCACCGTGCCCGGGCGCGGTGTGGACGAACCCTGTCCCCTGGTCCACGGTGACGTGATCACCCGGTAGAAGCGGGACCTCGAATTCATAGCCCTGGCCGTGGAGCGGGTGCCAGCACTTGGTCCCGGCGATCGCGTCGCCCTTGAAGGCGCGCAGCACACGATGCCCAGTGATCTTGCCCGCCGCCAAAACCTCGTCGAGCAGGTCGGTCGCGACGGCGAAGCGGTCGCCCGCCATATCCAGGCCCTCGTCGGCGATCTCGGTGGCCTCGATCACGACATAATCGAGCTCGGGGTTGTAGCAGATCGCCCGGTTGCCCGGGATGGTCCACGGCGTCGTCGTCCAGATCGCAATCGCCGCCCCGTCGAGTTCCTGGAACGACGCTTCGACGACCGGGAACAGCGCGTAGACGGCATTCGACTTGTGATCGTGATACTCGATCTCGGCTTCGGCGAGCGCCGTCTTCTCGACCACCGACCACATCACCGGCTTGGCGCCGCGATAGAGACTCCCGTTCATCAGGAATTTGCCGATCTCGCGCACGATCTGCGCCTCGGCCGCATAGGACATCGTCGTGTACGGCGATTCCCAATCACCGACGACGCCGAGGCGCTGAAACTCGATCCGTTGAATATCGATCCACTTTTCCGCAAAGTCGCGGCATTCGCGGCGAAATTCGACAATCGGCACGGCGTCCTTGTCCTTGCCGTCGGCGCGGTATTGCTCTTCGATCTTCCACTCGATGGGCAGCCCATGGCAATCCCAGCCGGGGACATAATGGGCGTCCTTGCCGAGCATCTGCTGTCCGCGGTTTACGACGTCCTTCAAAATCTTGTTGAGCGCGTGGCCGATATGCAGATGGCCGTTCGCGTAGGGCGGCCCGTCGTGGAGGATGAATTTCTCGCGCCCTTTCGATCGCGCCCGCAAGCGACCGAAGAGGTCGATCTCGGCCCACCGCTCGAGAT contains:
- a CDS encoding insulinase family protein yields the protein MVKLLSGEGLRGRALGLATAVAVAVGFSASAQSGVFNPETFTLDNGMEVVVIPNHRAPVVSHMVYYRVGAADEPPGKSGIAHFLEHLMFKGTDTIPPGEFSKIVARNGGRDNAFTSWDYTGYFQNVARDKLELVMEMEADRMTGLILTEDVVLPERDVILEERHQVIDNRPAAVLGEQMRAAMYQNHPYGIPIIGWEHEIAALSREDALEFYDRFYRPANAILLVAGDITAAELKPMAEKYYGAIPAGVANNRVRPQEPDHGGARTVVLEDERVGQPRWTREYLAPSYVVGDTEHAYALQVLAEVLGGGPTSRLYQKLVVENQLVTSVGVSYDALNLGPSEFNLFALPRETVTLDEAAAGFMAEIDRVVAEGVGAEEVERAKDRLQAAAIYARDSLSAGVRVIGTALTSGQTVDDVEAWPDRIGEVTKAQVDAAARAVFVDDNSVTGILLPADDEKES
- a CDS encoding DUF3035 domain-containing protein; protein product: MKNLRYVHSGWVVLIGLVLAGCGDLTKAIGSLEGNSDLTGIKSPPLSLPPDYNLRPPDPGGRGSPNRQNVDQARQSVFGINEPGVVNSGAGAGTALNTNQRSAGESALLSKANASTKADQGIRSEVDEETEEIKESEAGFVDKILKWEEDGGEGENPQEEDGLKSIIAGEQKPVIKRKGGLFD
- the lspA gene encoding signal peptidase II — encoded protein: MYRTALAAAGLIAVLDQLSKWWILAELMDPPRVISVTSFFALVLAWNRGVSFSLFSGQASPYIFAGVAVAIVVGLLFWLRRVDNRWVAVGIGLIIGGAIGNVIDRLRFGAVVDFLYLHAGNFYWPAFNLADSAITIGVGILIIDSFLDRGRRKGNPTGDGREA
- a CDS encoding isoleucine--tRNA ligase; its protein translation is MSTDYKSTVFLPKTDFPMRAGLPEQEPRHLERWAEIDLFGRLRARSKGREKFILHDGPPYANGHLHIGHALNKILKDVVNRGQQMLGKDAHYVPGWDCHGLPIEWKIEEQYRADGKDKDAVPIVEFRRECRDFAEKWIDIQRIEFQRLGVVGDWESPYTTMSYAAEAQIVREIGKFLMNGSLYRGAKPVMWSVVEKTALAEAEIEYHDHKSNAVYALFPVVEASFQELDGAAIAIWTTTPWTIPGNRAICYNPELDYVVIEATEIADEGLDMAGDRFAVATDLLDEVLAAGKITGHRVLRAFKGDAIAGTKCWHPLHGQGYEFEVPLLPGDHVTVDQGTGFVHTAPGHGAEDYEIGVRYGLEIPYTVGDDGTFYDHVPLFAGKHVYKVDGDIAAALRDTGALLASGTLVHSYPHSWRSKAPLIFRNTPQWFISMETNELRRTALDAIKQTRWVPAAGENRIAAMIETRPDWCISRQRAWGVPIAVFFDKESGEPLRDQNVVDRVAAAFEDEGADAWFRGDPERFLGNDYPADRFEQVMDIVDVWFDSGSTHAFVLENKTLPSWENLEWPASLYLEGSDQHRGWFHSSLLESCGTRGRAPYDAVLTHGFVLDEQGRKMSKSLGNVVAPQKVVDQSGADILRLWVVASDYSEDLRIGPEILKHQVDMYRRLRNTLRYILGNLAGFSPSERLPHSELPELERYVLHRIFELDAALRRSCDGFEFHGFYTALHNFCAVGLSAFYFDIRKDSLYCDRPDDPRRRAARTILDILFDHLTAWLAPVLCFTAEEAWLKRFGDDAEAADSVHLRVFPDVPDSWRDDALAAKWNKIRALRRVVTGALEVERAEKRIGSSLQAAPLVYAPADHIDALAGVDLAEIAITSAAHLESGAGPDDAFRLDDVPGVAVVPARAEGDRCGRCWRVLPEVGNGTRADDLCHRCDDAVRVIDARQAS